TTGAGATCGAGTTTGTTCTGCATGTTCTGATTTTGGAATTCATCTGCAAGAGTGCTGTTTAATATGATTGTCTTGTCATCTTTAGTTTCTAACTTTACTTCCAATGTCACTGGTTCAGTGACCATTTCTGATGCATTAGATGCACTGATGCCTTCTTTTCCTTCCTTGACCTTACAATTGCTGGGTTCCTCCATTTTTCTGGATCCGCGGTTTTTGTTTTGCATCTGCTGTTTCAGACCTTTCAACATGTTGTCTGGTCTTTTTGTGGATCTTGTAAGGCGATTACCAGTGGCATTTCTTCTAGTGAACAGTACTTCTATCTTTTCAGGAATCTCTCTTCTCTGAACTTTCCCGGTACCAGTTCTCTTCTGTGTGGCTGAGATCTCTATTGGCTTTGCTTCTGCTAGCAGTGGATTGCTACTTCCTTTTGCGATATCAATTTGTAGCTCTCTTTCAGTTTTGCATGAATCATGACTTTGTCTTTCTAACCTGGGACTTTGTTGATAGACTGCAGTCTTCTGCAAGTTATCAATTATGAGGGCAGCATCTTGATGTCGTCTGTTTACTGGGTCTCTCAAGGGAACTTTTTCAATCAGTTTAATGGATCTCCCATCACCAGGAGTGGATTTGTCACGTGATAACTTCTTCTGCAGATTCATGGCTGTAGTTCTCTTGATTTTTGGAGCATTTATGTGTTCCACTTGTTGGGCCTCATGGATTTTTGCCTGTTTCTGAAGCTGCTGAGGTTTATGGTCTACAACAGAACGATCAGGTCTTTTAGGCACCTGTTCTTGAAGGACTGCATGTTGATCCTGGAcattttgttgattttgtgcAACATAGTTGTTTGCATTCCTCTTTTCTAGCGAATTTGCACGGAACTCTTGCTCAATCCTATTGCTTGTTTTGTCTTCTGCTTTGAGCATTATGCTGCTTTGTGCCCTTTTCTGCAGCTCAGTATTCAAGACTAGCATTTTTCCTTCTCCCTCAACGGCTTTGCTCTGTTTATCCTCTCCATGAGTTTGTTTCCTCGTGCTGTCTTTAAAGCTTGTGAGTCCATTGACATGATTCATGTGATTTTGTTGTTTCTTCATCACGATGTTTGCTGGTTTCAGCTCCGGCGCTGCCTCCATGCCAACTGCTTGCATTTTCAAATCTTTCTGCGGCTGGTTCCTCTCGGAGTTTACAATTTTAGAGCCGCCATCCAGTGTTTCCTGGCTCTTTTCAGGTTTGATTTGTTGCTTGGATTCTCTTCTTGGCAGGGAATTGTTGGTTGAATTCAACTTCGTGTTGGTGCTAAGATCAGATCCATTCCTACTCTCTCTAGTCAAAGGTTTTTTCTGCTTAGCACTTTCGCTTGAAACTTTCCCTTGCTTCAAACCCTTCCCCTTTGAATCATTTTTCCCGCCTATCAAGCCCTCCTTCAGAGGAATTTCTTCAAGCCCCATAAGTTTAGCTATGACATTTGAAATCCTTCCCTTCTCTTGAGTGGACTTTGATGAGCTTAGGTTATTATGAGGGGAGAGACTGAAATCTTGGACATAGCTATTAGACCGCCTATGAGGAACCAGCTGCGAGTTGCTGATAATAGGTTGTTCCGAAGTTTCATGTTTATATGGTAGGGCTAGTTGTTGCCGTCTTGTTGCACCTTGGACAGCTCGGGGGTTCCCAGAGGTTTTATCAAAGGAGAATCTAGGCCTATCCAGTTTCCACTGCTCGACTCTTTTCTCATTGTCAtcttcatcatcctcatcctcctcCAGTAACTTTATACGACCTTTCCTCTGTGACCCGTTCGTGTATTCTGAAGCGTCCTGTAAGTTCACGAGCATCCTCAGGGACTCTTCCAAATCAATGGCACCTTTCAACAATTCTCTCCCAATTTCTATCGAGTTTCTGTCCAAGTTAAGGCCGTTGGAGCAGGCACTTAGAATCTGGTTTAGCTTGTGAACCCCTTTTGATATTTCATTGACATGGATGTGAGAGCCTGTGGGAAACTGAGCCGCTGAGCTGTGATTGTAGAAGCTGGTAGTCTCCATTTTCCTGGAGTTTGGCGATCTTCGACCAAAACGGTTGAAGAAATTTACTAGTGGATTACTGCTGGAACCGCCAATGCTACTGAGATTTCCACTATTCTCAAAGGCAAAAGCTATGGCCATGGACAGATCCCTGACTTGCCTTGAGCTTTGCCCGCCCTCGTAGAGAACGAGCTGGCTTGCAGTTTCTTTCGTATTGACTGATCTGCTGCCTCCCGTGGACCTTCTGCTAGTGTTTCCTGTCATAGAACCAGTCTGCAGGAATAGCTATCAGACCACTTGTTTCTGCTCAATCACTTAAAAAAGACCATTAACACTTACGGAATCTAGGACATTCATTTGTCGTGTGCCTCTCGATGTCTGCCCGGCACTTCCACGTGTAACTGTTGGTTCAGAGATTCATGAGATGTTAAAGGTAAAAGGTCAACAACTATAGGGATTCCACATGCAAAATCACCATAGATCACAAGCATTTGACTGTGTGTTTGCGCCTCAACTTTTGAGGGCAAATTCATGTGATTCGTGTTTGATCCTTTGGGGTAGATGATTCCTAGTAGAATATACATGAATAAGTGCAGAACATTCTTGGTCAGATTATATGCTTTTTTCAATCACTATTACACTTGTTTTTTGGTGCTTTTAGGTAACTGATTCTTGATATATGATTTGGCCATTAAGAGTCTGAGACATATTGGAACTTTATAGTGAAGGTTGTGGTTCGAACTGAATGTCTAGCATGTTTTCTATATTTGAAACAAGTATGGAATCATCAAAATATTTAGGGGGCgtttggctaaacttattttaaagaacttataagatgtgccaagagcttataagttgtcaaattGTTTgggtaattgagcttataagttaaagAGTGAATTGTGAGGTAGATAGAGAAAATcctagttagagagagaaagttgtCGAGAGATGAAATTGGaaatatatatgatgaaaataacaaaccatagttcagtttttttttttttttttttttttttttttttttttttttgtaaaatggTTGTTGCTAACAAGAAAACGAGAAAATAAGTTGTGGTTGAAGAACTTATTTTACCGAACACTTTGAAAGAGATTATaaactcctaaacaacttataagctgttttaaagagcttataagctcgcCAAACTCCCTCTTAGTAATATAGCCTAGATGATATTGGATTTCTTCAAGGTGAAGCATACTTTACAGAAATCAATCTGAGTAGAATCATTTGATCTATGCAATTGGAACCAGAGGAGCCAGCTGCCTCTTGCAtcttgattgagagagagaagaatagGACCAACTATTTAGACAATTATGACTTGCATTGCAAAGTAAAATAGCTATCATAATGCTCTGGTTCGTAATGTTGCCTCGAGCTATATGAGAGAAACAGCATATTATCCTCAAGAAAATGTTAATCCTTTATATCTGAATTCTCCAAATCTTATTATGCAATTTCTTAAGAGTCAAATCATATTACAGGCTCTGAACATGCATGCTAAGATGAGAAACATTCTTTTCTTGCAGAGGAAAAGAGAATTTCACCTCTAGATGCTTGGCTCGACTGTCTACTCGAATTCTGTGTGGCAGCCATCCTTTCCTTCCGCTGCCGAAGATCATTGAGCAGCTTCTGTGCAAAATCTGGTCTCGTCGTCATGTTGCTCgttcgaaaaagaaaaaaaaataacaaaaaaaagatCTAGGTGTTTCTGCAAACGAGTTGTTTAAAATTTTTAGTGTTTCTGCAAATGAGTTGTGCCTATTCTTTGGTGAGAAGGTTGTGTCAGTGCTTGGTGAGATGTAATGTAGGTGGAGGATGCAATCAAATTTGTATTTTCTGTTTTctcattttatttgtttgggtTACGTGTGATTTGTTGAAGGTTGATGTAAACATTATGAGTTGCTCTTGGTGGAGACTTGGAATAATTTGCTTCCATTCCACTCCAAGCAATGGAGAGCTGCAGCTTTAGGTTTATGGCTTCTAAATTAAGATTTCTTCTCTCAAATCTCTTCATTTCTCGCTCGGAATATCCGAGTGACGCTTTGTTTTTAGactcttactttttttttttgatcggtcaaagtcatgttagatgttagtagttagttccccatccactccaagaaccaccttatctctccattcaccaaactccaccttatatctccaatcaccaattcgttcccaagagggatcgaacccgggtcacttcacttaagtgaggacccggtggccagtgggctaagccccctggtttttTTTAGACTCTTACTAGTACaaccatccgtgcgatgcatggcgaaattgaaattaaatgatatatttaaataaataaatataaatataaaacagaaataaaatataataaatataaaatatgatttagaaataaaatactaatctttattcaataaaattttgaatttaaaaacgtaattttcGATTATGTATAAAGAgtatgataattatagttattaaattatttgaaaatgaaaattaatattacacattatcattataaagtatttcacataataataataaataaatattttcatacacatataaataaaaaaattactataaaattttaacaaagaaaaagaaaataaaatattttaaatttttaataatttattaattttaaattcatttttgataatttttatatcatattaaagatcttctaACAATCTTAAACTTAAGATCCACATCGAATattgttttataaattaaatttgacaatgtttagaaaagaattaaaattataaaaaaagagaaaaaaatagtaaaaaaattgatgggcgaagagagagaaaaaatgaagagaaaaaatggagggagaaaactcctcttttaaatattatatagattatatatatatatatatatatatatattgatgttatattttttatataaacaaaagaaaataaaattgagaaaaaaaataaattaaagcaaattaaaaaataatatataaaacgaAATATAGCAAATGAAAAAAACCAAATAAAGCCAAAAGATAACAGATAATGTATGAAAAataataggagagagaaaaaaattggtttgatacttttaatttttataacttttttattttaactctatttttaacataatatatatcaaattaaaacttgttttatgatctttaatttaacatgcatattgaatattttatcattattcacaatatatagattttagaaagaaaaagaaaataaaaagaaaaagaaaagaaacggTAAAAATTGAGGGACAAAATAATTTTCTTTCAATGGGCTAAAAATATTACTAAATTGTATTTGGATTGGATTGAGTGTCCCAAAATATAGGCACTATTGTAGACTTTGTAGTTGAAACGAAGAAAccgattttttaaaatttggtggtaaaatatactctctctgtccatgAAAAAATGccctgtttacctttttgtacattaataccctttacttttcaatttatttacaacttatgccattaataaatccacacctttatttaatctatgcaattaacccacgcctaatcaatcatatttcccccaaaattaaattactctttctctgaactcaaacaagtggaagaaataCACACAAACCCTCCAAATTGTATCTCCAATTGTATCTACAGCCCGATTTAATGGCTTTTGGGctatgtgtgtttgttgattagctcaatggaataataaatatgttctgaAAATTAACTCGACTTCACGTGTGAATTccgcactacaagaaaatgagtttttacccacacataatataatgtgtggtagtttagccacacataatttcaaaatgtgtaggtaattcacacaaaaaattttcattagttattgacatttaaaatgtgtggcaaaaatattttcgtcacatttattattttacggttatttttaagttttatttatgtataatattaaccacacataattctaaattatgtATGCGTGGGtaatgaatttttatcattatttattcttgAAATGTAAGAAAcgtgggaaaatatttttagcaacatttatattttggctttaattaattatttatgtaaatcttaattgatgttttacccacacataattacccacacatattttgaaaaatgtgtaggtgaaacaatttgaaactttcaattaattattgacatttaaaatgtgtagcagaaaatttatttgtacaATTATTATATGGcggtaattattttttaagttttattttatttaataaagtttatttttatatttggtgtgcacctctattattttttttaaaccacacataatatatgtgtggataataatttttatatttatattttgacaaattaaagtaaatttaattttatttttatatattagtgccaactaatcaattgatttctctacaattatacaataaaacaaaaattaaatagtctttaacattaaaataggcatatataaaaaaacaagaatgaatatgttaaaaaaaacacaagaattaaaataggcataaaaattaaatactagtcttcaacattaaaatcgaactcaataaagAATATTATTGTTTAAACTCTCAACAActaaaagataagaaaatattaacaaattaatcaatgtcattagaactacccctattgtaatttttaccccactcaaaacaactttatcagctttcttagtaTCCGTGCcggcacccaaatggggcactttttcgtggacggagggagtagctgTTAAACtgatattttatactccctctgtcccagctgaaatgtcttgttttcctttttgggttgtcccacttgaaatgtcctgttttcttttttggcaatacactctctctctgtacttaatatttaaataattttcaccaacccactttatctactttatacacatttcttaatctccgtgccgaaaagaaataaggcatttcagctgggacggagggagtatattatatagatatagattgtTATGTCTCCTTCTATGAGAGAATttcacattttcttatttttttattttcactctAATATTATCATGAGATTTTGGtgtaataatattatttctctttgaagtgaaaatgaaaaataaaaaatagtggaatttatttttataaaaaatgaagtAAAAGAAATGAATGAGGGAAAATCTTTTTTATCTTTCATTTTCTAGCgataaatttataatcaaaGTGAATGCGCACTATGAGGGTAAatgttttcttaattttaaattgtCGTTGCTTTATAATTTAGTGAGCTAATCTCCAATGTGCTCGGACTAAATATTTTTTGGGTAAATGTCACTTTCTGTCCCATCATTTGATCGAATTATTGATTATGTCCCAACTTTCTGTAATATCTAATTGGTACACAGCCTATCAATACTTTTTTAATTGTATCCCGTAAAAATTTTCCGACGCCCGAGAGTTGATGTGGAACGCCGGAGTTTCATTACAtggaattataaaaaaaaataaaaaaagtaaaaacacGTAATTCATATTCGAAATCCTGGAAGCCCTCTTCACCGAGGTCATGTCCACCTCCATCACTTCTAACCTTACCCGATATACCGTGAATCCCATTTCCATATACCCGCCTTCCACCACCTCCATCTCCTTCACTCGTTTCTCCTCATCCTCCACTGTGAATTTCTCCTTGTACGACTTCAATCCGCCCTCCATCCCTGCTTAATTCATATCATATCTCATCGATTCCATCAGATCgatacaaaataaattaaggATCCAATTGAATTTGGAATGTACCTGGAGCGAAAAACAGCTCTAGAACTGTTTCGGCGCCGCCGTCGCCTTGGACGACGTCGATCTTGCTGATAAGGCTGGGGAGCGCTTCTTCCATGATTTTCGCAAGCTGGAGAGTGTCGTACAGCTTCCACGCTTCGCTTGCTGGTACGTTCACCGTTTTCTCGTTGGAGATTGTTCCGGACATCATTctaattcttctttttcttcctgCTTGCTGCAACGACGGCAGAGGAGGAGGAGTAGATGTGAAGCAAAATAGAAACAGAGAATTTGTGGCTTGGTTAACCTCGCTAGGTCGCGCTCCAGTTCGCGACACAATTTGCGGCTTGGCTGTAGAAATCCTTGACTGGAATGATTTGGGACCCAATTGAAATCGTCAATGACTTTTGCTGCTTGGCGGTAGAAAATATCGTTGGCTTGGAATGCTTCGATTTGAGATCGACTGGAATGCTTCGTCGACGCCTTGGAATGCTTCGTCTAGATCGATTTCACCTAAGTTTTTCAATTTTGGATCGACTGGAATGATTTGGGATTTTGGTTTGAATTTCACCTAAATTCTTCAATTTGTTCTTTCGAcccattcatttttatttttttacccGAGTTTGATTCAGATTTGACCCAttcatttttattcataagaacattaattttattcttaaacacgattaattttatttagaataATAGCCACTTAGTATTGAAATCATGTAAGGTTTggtaaaagataagaaaaataCAACTATAAACATGAAAGTAGAAATGACTTAAAATCATGCCAAGTTAAAACTGAAGAGTTCAAGAATTTAGTTAAAAATCCTTAATGAAATTCTCCTAAATTTTCAAGATATTCGTGCGATATTCAAAGCGTCAAGCATATTCTTTGAGAGAATTAGAGGTGACAAAAGATTGGCTCGACCTGGTCCGAACTCATCACTTTGTCTTTTTTACTTAGGGAgatcaaaatttataatttttgtaaatGTGAGTTAAAAAGTCACTATAAGATCaaaatttgagttttttttttcccactCGATTTCGATGAGGTTTGGGGGCCTGATCATCTCAAATAAAATTGATCCATGGATTCTTAGAGCATCCGTAGTGGGGGGTGCGCAAGTCGGTGATCACCCGGCCCACGCGCACCCTCTTCCCGGGCCCGAATTTCTCCCCTGCACCCGCTGCGCAACAGGAAATGGTTGGGCGCGTGGTTTGTACGGCCCAATCACAAAATTcagcaattaaaaaaaaatgaaaaaacggTAAAAAATCAAAAACTAAAGCagatctttttttcttcttcaaaatagtcGTTCCAACGGCTCTATGCtccttttcctatatatatatatatatatatatattaactttcTACCTCTATAAataatagattttattttcaaaCAAATCTCTACACTTTCTTCCTACTCTTCTTTGCAAAAGTTCTTTCACATCAAATTGTGCTTCAATTATGGATGAAAATTTCAAGCAATGGTGGAACTCCCACCCACAAAATTCCAACTCCAGCAATTCCTCGGGTGGAGCATTCTTGCCTTTCTTGCAAGAATCTATCTCAGTTTCTACGACGGGTCTTGAAGGCATCAACTTGAATGCCAATTTcgatgaggcggcggcgacggcggtggACCCCGAAGTGGATGAGATATCGGCGCCGGTGTCCACCAAACAACGAGGTGGATACACCCCGGCCGAGACCACACTCGTTTTTTGTCTATACGCAGAGGCAACATGCGACTCCGTGAAAGGTGCCGACCAAAAGGTAGCTACGTATTGGGGAGCCACCGTCAAAAAGTACAATGTGCAACGACCGCCCAATACCATTACACGTGACGTCAAGCAAATAAAGTCGCATTTTCAACGAGTTTAAAGGGACGTAAAGCTGTAGGAGTCAACATATGACAAGTGCTGAAAGAATTGGGGCTCCGGCATGAGCGATGACCAAATCAACGCTCAAACCGAAAAGATGTATGCTGCCGAGCATGGTAGTGTGTTCAAGTATCCACAAGCTTGGAGGGTGCTGCGCGAAACTCAAAAGTTCACGTTAATTGGCGAGGATGCCCACTCCTTCAAGCGTTCAAAGGGCTCATGCGGATGCTACACAACCACCGAGAGCGAGCCAAACATCTCTACATAAAAGGCGGCAAAAAGGGACAAGGGAAAATGCAAGAAGGTGGAGTCGTCGTCGGAGCAAAAATGCGTAGTAGATGCTATGGAAAATATGGTCAAGGTCATGGGAGTTTTTTCCCAAACCCGACGCGACCTCACGGACGACATCATCATGGGCAAGGACACCTCTACTATGAATCCAGATGAATTGGCGTTTCACTTGAAGAAGGTGGATGAAATCAAACGCTGCAATGATCTTCAAATTTTTAGGTTGTTtaagtttttttaatttgaattaagtTAGGATTTCCCTTTTATTGTAAtgcaattttaaatttcaatcaatgtaggattaactttcaattttaatgaaaaagaacaataaaaattaatctaaaatgaaaaacaaaattagaTAGTCAAGTAGGAGGCTCTTCCACTATGGAGAGTGGACTCTTAAATGGTGGGGACTACTTTAAAGAGCCCACCTTGGCTCTCTACTACGGATGCTCTTAGGATCTCAATTGTGCTTTGCGTgaaattttttatgtttaagcATGAAGGATTAATAAATCTGAAAAGAAAGTGTTTGACATAGTTGATAATATATGTTCGTAAACAAGCACTTACATATAACTAATGGGGGAAGAGTAGGGGTGTGTACCCCTCCGTatattattttatgaaataaaaaagcCAAAATTTGTCGCCATTTGCATGAgttatttttttcttgaaaataatTGAAGTATGGTCTCTGTTACGTAAAGATCCCCTAAAGATCTATTGTTGGAAAAATTATACTGTTTTGATGATTATATGTCATAGGTGTATCTTATAGACTGCAACTCATATGTTAGAGAGTGTGCTTTTTATGTTTACAAATGCAGCCTGAAGGATCAGCTGATCAGGTGAAGGTCTGCCTCCAACATACGCATAAAGATTTTGCTAAGTATAGAAGACCAGCTGATGTACAATCAGCTTGAGTAAACTGACTGAAGGATCCAAAGCTAACACGTACCCAGATTCATTAATGTCACCTCAGTCCTAGAAAAGTAAAAGCAGAGTCAACCCTTGTAGGCATATCAGACATTTAATGCCAAAGATTTGGCATTTAACGAGGATCCTGCTTTATCTGGAAAAAGGATAAAATGGTATGAGGATTTCTGCAGAACATCAACATCACAAAGTATGAATATGCAAAAAATCTGACACAACCATTCCTTGGGTTTAACGGGAAGAATTTTGAACCCAACTATCGAGGTTTTTGAAGCACTATCTCCAACGAATCTGCAACACTTCGATGTCTAAATACTCCATGGTATCTCAACGGAAAGACTACTGAAAATGCTGCAATGCAAATTTGAAATCTCTCAAGTAGTCAACTTTTATTCTCAAGAACTCAACGTATTTCGAATAAGGGAATTGTAAAGTATTTACAAGCTTGTTTATGAAATTACAAGATAAATTCTTCAAGTTCTTACATACAAACATTCTCTTAGTTATATGCAAACCTTCTCTGTATCATAAGCCAAGATTCGAGTAAATTATCAAACCCACTGTTCTTATTATAACACTATGCTATTTAGATGGAATATCATCCTGAAAACCATTCACCTTATATAAACGTTAGGTGTTAGTgtttgatcactaatttcttagcaacaaatatggcaactaacacgatgcaattgtagcaaataatcagtaaccgagtatcgtatccacagggactattatagcgaatcactctaagtaatcctaattaaactctagtaatattcaggcaaacgaaagaaggaaggtttaattaacttaaactaaaacgcaaataacaataattaaaagatcgtaggaaaaatcaaatataaaagacaactgatcctagggtagtaaattcattaactaaatctacgcaattaatctattaatcctatgtaccagtttaatccagttatgatgagagatcacttaattaatcaattactctcgctagagcagcaacgatcgtagattagtaaattatctatctccgttaggtctcaagaaaatctactaactcccaatagctcctaagaatagctccctatgattcacctatctccgctaggtctcaaggttaaaatcatatcatacatccCTGAATatgctaaacagttatctccgctaggtctcaaacctaatagctaaacatgcaaactgttggccaaataattcacaagaatttacgcaccaggaattatgaatcataaactggaaggcacaaaggtattaacaaataaatcacataaattcaatcaactatttacaaaccctagaatcagttaaacgaaactagccagacataatgaaataaacataaacataattaaaaagaaagcaattgtaaaaactaaattaaataaaaactgaatgaaaacgattgtagcgacttgaatcttcaatcttgatccaagccttgaaaactagaaaatcaataaaattctaaagctataaaactgaaatatgaatgctgGGTTCGGGGGtctgatcactaaattattagcaacaaattaccgcaactaacacggtgcaattgcagcacaaaatcagtaaccgagtatcgtatccacagggactattataacgaattactctaagtaatcctaattaaactatagtaatattcaggcaacgaaAGGGAGAGATTGGTTGACGtaaattaaaacgcaaatagaaactaataaaaaatacgtagataaatttaaatatggaaaactctgaccctagggatgta
This is a stretch of genomic DNA from Salvia miltiorrhiza cultivar Shanhuang (shh) unplaced genomic scaffold, IMPLAD_Smil_shh fragScaff_scaffold_61, whole genome shotgun sequence. It encodes these proteins:
- the LOC131003046 gene encoding uncharacterized protein LOC131003046; translated protein: MTTRPDFAQKLLNDLRQRKERMAATQNSSRQSSQASRVTRGSAGQTSRGTRQMNVLDSTGSMTGNTSRRSTGGSRSVNTKETASQLVLYEGGQSSRQVRDLSMAIAFAFENSGNLSSIGGSSSNPLVNFFNRFGRRSPNSRKMETTSFYNHSSAAQFPTGSHIHVNEISKGVHKLNQILSACSNGLNLDRNSIEIGRELLKGAIDLEESLRMLVNLQDASEYTNGSQRKGRIKLLEEDEDDEDDNEKRVEQWKLDRPRFSFDKTSGNPRAVQGATRRQQLALPYKHETSEQPIISNSQLVPHRRSNSYVQDFSLSPHNNLSSSKSTQEKGRISNVIAKLMGLEEIPLKEGLIGGKNDSKGKGLKQGKVSSESAKQKKPLTRESRNGSDLSTNTKLNSTNNSLPRRESKQQIKPEKSQETLDGGSKIVNSERNQPQKDLKMQAVGMEAAPELKPANIVMKKQQNHMNHVNGLTSFKDSTRKQTHGEDKQSKAVEGEGKMLVLNTELQKRAQSSIMLKAEDKTSNRIEQEFRANSLEKRNANNYVAQNQQNVQDQHAVLQEQVPKRPDRSVVDHKPQQLQKQAKIHEAQQVEHINAPKIKRTTAMNLQKKLSRDKSTPGDGRSIKLIEKVPLRDPVNRRHQDAALIIDNLQKTAVYQQSPRLERQSHDSCKTERELQIDIAKGSSNPLLAEAKPIEISATQKRTGTGKVQRREIPEKIEVLFTRRNATGNRLTRSTKRPDNMLKGLKQQMQNKNRGSRKMEEPSNCKVKEGKEGISASNASEMVTEPVTLEVKLETKDDKTIILNSTLADEFQNQNMQNKLDLNNKGDSIVSNSIDVSNDLQMEEQLAALKDEEEFNKGVQSLDTRKESTELELLQHGYMQFPALNKQEQLTEPEKNLKETVIKSQMFLSTAEALFKLNIPVSFLHAGDHENEVSGKKLVLDSANEVMKRKARRHEFTYNPYMKTTISNIKLRSLDDLVRQLCKNLELLKSYGMNGSDECDVAAGLHKMLNKDIYNEDPDVNCMWDFEWSRMMSIFPEMEAVVKDVERHMLNGLLDEITNDLLVITVSA
- the LOC131003065 gene encoding norbelladine synthase-like, which encodes MMSGTISNEKTVNVPASEAWKLYDTLQLAKIMEEALPSLISKIDVVQGDGGAETVLELFFAPGMEGGLKSYKEKFTVEDEEKRVKEMEVVEGGYMEMGFTVYRVRLEVMEVDMTSVKRASRISNMNYVFLLFLFFFIIPCNETPAFHINSRASENFYGIQLKKY